The following coding sequences lie in one Aspergillus luchuensis IFO 4308 DNA, chromosome 8, nearly complete sequence genomic window:
- a CDS encoding DUF2011 domain-containing protein (COG:S;~EggNog:ENOG410PT4G;~InterPro:IPR018555;~PFAM:PF09428) encodes MFDLPSAKRVRREDLLSQRTSTSPSPSPPPESSVTDAHQRLGALLDIDSLLAPPSDDNPTPQPTTNADEEEEQEFEFRLFSGPTKSSSKNEDQAATVESSSTTQAQKLRIRVRSPTPGAVGVEDGRFVNPFRGWGYYFSAPEIMVAAGGEKEKVQEEERLREKRRQFEDVAVSGVQVVGFSGVSWPGCHLPWRVVTLKSEKKSKGAAVTCAKDPAERAPTSLKKPGKKRRIQLRKRVSAAEERKKKEEEKKLLEAEKRNRKNREKKIKRRQKAREEKAAKAAAAAASGEAPAAGQMDMDVSSDEGSD; translated from the exons ATGTTCGACCTCCCCAGCGCAAAGCG CGTCCGTCGCGAAGACCTCCTATCCCAACGAACATccacctcaccctcaccctccccacccccggAATCCTCCGTGACAGACGCTCACCAACGTCTTGGCGCCCTCCTAGACATCGACTCTCTTCTCGCGCCCCCATCCGACGACAACCCAACAccacaacccaccaccaacgcggacgaagaagaagaacaagaattCGAATTCCGACTCTTCAGCGGTCCCACCAAATCCTCATCCAAAAACGAAGACCAAGCAGCAACTGTCGAGTCATCTAGCACAACTCAAGCCCAGAAACTACGCATTCGGGTACGTTCGCCGACACCCGGCGCTGTGGGCGTGGAAGATGGACGCTTTGTGAATCCGTTTCGGGGATGGGGGTATTATTTCTCTGCGCCGGAGATCATGGTGGCTGCCggtggggagaaggagaaggtgcaggaggaagagaggttgagggagaagagaagacagTTTGAGGATGTGGCTGTTTCGGGGGTGCAGGTTGTAGGGTTTTCGGGGGTTTCGTGG CCTGGGTGCCATTTGCCCTGGAGGGTTGTTACGTTGAAGAGTGAGAAGAAAAGTAAGGGTGCGGCGGTGACGTGCGCGAAGGACCCCGCGGAACGGGCGCCGACGTCGTTGAAGAAGCCTGGCAAGAAGCGCCGGATTCAGTTGCGGAAGCGGGTTTCggctgcggaggagaggaagaagaaagaggaggagaagaagttgttggaggcggagaagcgGAATCGGAAGAATCGTGAGAAGAAGATTAAGCGCAGGCAGAAGgcgagagaggagaaggctgctaaggctgctgctgctgctgctagtgGTGAGGCTCCGGCTGCTGGTCAGATGGATATGGATGTGTCTTCGGATGAGGGTAGTGATTGA
- the UBC8 gene encoding E2 ubiquitin-conjugating protein UBC8 (BUSCO:EOG09264Z1B;~COG:O;~EggNog:ENOG410Q09Y;~InterPro:IPR016135,IPR023313,IPR000608;~PFAM:PF00179): protein MQTRLAPQSLDTRLILTVLHVRQEFYVRFKGPEETPFAGGHWKIHVELPDQYPYKSPSIGFVNRIFHPNIDELSGSVCLDVINQTWSPMYDMINIFEVFLPQLLRYPNPSDPLNGEAAAMLMREPKSYEAKVKEYVAKYASKEAVDEAGEDTESEDELSSAGSYESGGEEPAGTMDDV, encoded by the exons ATGCAGACCCGGCTTGCCCCACAATCGTTGGATACCCGACTGATATTGACTGTTCTCCATGTTAGGCAAGAGTTCTACGTGCGTTTCAAGGGACCGGAAGAGA CACCCTTCGCCGGTGGCCACTGGAAGATCCACGTCGAACTACCCGATCAATACCCATACAAGAGCCCGAGCATCGGGTTTGTGAACCGGATTTTCCACCCGAACATCGATGAGCT GTCGGGTTCCGTTTGTTTGGATGTCATAAACCAAACATGGTCGCCCATGTACGATATGATCAATATTTTCGAAGTCTTCCTTCCTCAGCTCCTGCGCTACCCCAACCCTTCGGACCCTCTGAACGGTGAAGCAGCTGCTATGCTCATGCGGGAGCCGAAAAGCTACGAGGCAAAGGTCAAGG AATACGTAGCCAAGTACGCCAGCAAAGAGGCCGTCGACGAAGCCGGAGAAGACACAGAGTCGGAAGACGAACTGAGCTCGGCAGGCAGTTACGAGTCCGGCGGCGAAGAGCCAGCCGGTACAATGGACGACGTTTAG
- a CDS encoding LAMTOR1/MEH1 family protein (COG:S;~EggNog:ENOG410PTKJ;~InterPro:IPR028209;~PFAM:PF15454;~go_component: GO:0031902 - late endosome membrane [Evidence IEA];~go_component: GO:0045121 - membrane raft [Evidence IEA];~go_component: GO:0071986 - Ragulator complex [Evidence IEA];~go_process: GO:0001919 - regulation of receptor recycling [Evidence IEA];~go_process: GO:0007040 - lysosome organization [Evidence IEA];~go_process: GO:0016197 - endosomal transport [Evidence IEA];~go_process: GO:0032008 - positive regulation of TOR signaling [Evidence IEA];~go_process: GO:0042632 - cholesterol homeostasis [Evidence IEA];~go_process: GO:0043410 - positive regulation of MAPK cascade [Evidence IEA];~go_process: GO:0071230 - cellular response to amino acid stimulus [Evidence IEA]): MGICASCLGRNRREPHDPNHPESSRLLDEDIYQPGYGYGALNQSAQGNHPDPSYLKREREALEAICQRISDSVIDIWSLQPQPHLQPRATLPSTVPPPSSSDGDAPPVKVITTDSPPARSKKQSSPTAKAGGTVPKHWGEVVINTRKNRSRPGSSTDEDGAAKRDVFGVLKVT; encoded by the exons ATGGGTATCTGCGCCTCATGTCTAGGACGTAATCGTCGGGAACCCCACGAT CCCAACCACCCCGAATCCTCTCGCCTCCTTGATGAAGACATCTACCAACCGGGCTACGGCTACGGCGCCCTTAACCAAAGCGCCCAAGGCAATCACCCAGACCCTAGCTACCTGAAGCGCGAACGAGAAGCCCTCGAAGCAATCTGTCAACGAATATCAGA CTCCGTCATCGACATCTGgtccctccaaccccaaccgCACCTCCAACCTCGCGCCACCCTCCCCAGCACCgtcccccctccttcatcctccgATGGCGATGCGCCACCCGTCAAAGTAATAACAACTGACTCGCCACCGGCTCGCTCAAAGAAACAATCCTCTCCGACTGCAAAGGCAGGCGGCACGGTCCCGAAACACTGGGGCGAAGTGGTGATAAATACGCGCAAGAATCGGTCGCGGCCGGGGTCGAGTACGGATGAAGACGGTGCTGCTAAGAGGGATGTATTCGGAGTGTTGAAGGTTACATGA